Proteins encoded together in one Bacteroides zoogleoformans window:
- a CDS encoding RagB/SusD family nutrient uptake outer membrane protein: protein MKRYINTLYRGCAVIALAAVMTACTDSFLKQDPLSFYEPTATYSTEAGLQSALTMCDKQLKTYILDGNWNNVGLSTNYYLTDVGMYAKTDMGGGFQDNFDAKLTPTSGMSGGGDGNYMQRFWNEGFNAVKYANSVLSYVDKVAGLNEEVKNAYKGRAYFHRAYAYYNLTLQFGDIPLITQLMTVPKQSYKSTSKEAIFRMLVHDLEFAVQHVPSQQKMSYLGMINQEACMHLLVKCYLVTGEYVKAESVATDLINNHGLKLMTSSFGVWQPSGNEKTWKVTRNVVWDLHRTPNICHAENKELIMPIINSNEQNFTTYNIMRANFVHWSNSVIRDPHGLAGPGSNYARNNANYNPELDWVRAAGRGIALNRTSFHYNKTIWTYDGETDWQDLRHNREMGNWMEMEDFKYNNPKSDFYGKNYQLYATEDYVKDGNVLVRKGEILCSDTIRSWYPTPLYQLYILDAVNEANMGANQFQGASGKGCNGDMYLFRLADTYLLRAEARFYQGKAGEAAQDVNAVRQRANAKKMYTTVTIGDIMDERARELYMEEFRQAEMVRVSWCLAKSGKPDEWGNTYDLSTWDKQEGTDLSGGSYWFKRCTTYNVFNRPYGKGSQGSQTFEYKVNKRNLFWPVPNSAITANNKAKLRQNYGYDGYDENIPMWTDWEEAVADELKIE, encoded by the coding sequence ATGAAACGATATATCAATACTTTATATAGAGGCTGTGCGGTGATAGCTTTGGCTGCTGTCATGACAGCTTGTACCGACTCTTTCCTTAAGCAAGACCCTCTCTCTTTCTACGAGCCTACTGCTACCTATTCTACTGAAGCGGGTTTGCAATCTGCATTGACCATGTGTGACAAGCAGCTGAAAACCTATATCCTTGACGGCAACTGGAACAATGTGGGCTTGAGCACCAATTATTATCTGACAGATGTGGGAATGTATGCCAAGACAGACATGGGCGGAGGTTTCCAAGACAACTTCGATGCCAAACTGACGCCTACTTCCGGTATGTCCGGCGGTGGCGACGGCAACTACATGCAACGTTTCTGGAACGAAGGTTTCAATGCTGTGAAGTATGCCAACTCCGTACTTTCATATGTGGATAAGGTGGCAGGTCTGAATGAAGAGGTTAAGAACGCCTATAAAGGACGCGCTTACTTCCACAGGGCATACGCTTACTATAACCTGACCTTGCAGTTCGGCGATATTCCTTTGATTACGCAGCTGATGACAGTCCCTAAGCAGAGCTATAAGTCTACCAGCAAAGAGGCTATCTTCCGGATGCTTGTTCATGACTTAGAGTTCGCCGTACAGCATGTTCCTTCTCAGCAGAAGATGAGCTATCTAGGCATGATCAATCAGGAGGCATGCATGCACCTGTTGGTGAAGTGCTATCTGGTGACGGGCGAATACGTCAAGGCCGAATCCGTTGCCACCGACCTTATCAACAATCATGGTCTGAAGTTGATGACCTCTTCTTTCGGTGTATGGCAGCCATCGGGCAACGAGAAGACTTGGAAGGTGACCCGCAATGTGGTATGGGATCTGCATCGCACTCCCAATATTTGTCATGCGGAGAACAAAGAGCTTATCATGCCCATCATCAACTCCAACGAACAGAATTTCACGACCTACAACATTATGCGTGCCAACTTCGTACACTGGAGTAACAGTGTAATTCGCGACCCTCATGGGCTGGCAGGACCGGGTTCTAACTATGCACGGAACAATGCCAACTATAATCCCGAGCTTGACTGGGTGCGTGCAGCCGGGCGTGGCATTGCCTTGAACCGTACTTCATTCCATTATAACAAGACCATCTGGACGTATGACGGCGAAACTGACTGGCAAGACCTCCGTCACAACCGTGAAATGGGCAACTGGATGGAGATGGAAGACTTCAAGTACAACAATCCCAAGTCCGATTTCTATGGCAAGAACTATCAGTTGTATGCCACGGAAGATTACGTGAAGGATGGAAACGTGCTTGTCAGGAAGGGAGAGATTCTCTGCTCGGACACCATCCGCAGTTGGTATCCTACCCCTCTTTACCAGCTCTATATCCTTGATGCCGTGAACGAAGCGAACATGGGTGCTAATCAGTTCCAGGGAGCATCGGGCAAGGGTTGTAACGGCGATATGTATCTGTTCCGTCTGGCAGACACTTATCTGTTGCGTGCCGAGGCTCGTTTTTATCAAGGTAAGGCAGGTGAGGCGGCTCAGGATGTGAACGCTGTCCGTCAACGTGCAAATGCCAAGAAGATGTACACCACGGTGACTATTGGAGATATCATGGACGAACGTGCCCGCGAGCTCTATATGGAAGAGTTCCGTCAGGCGGAGATGGTACGCGTGTCATGGTGTCTTGCCAAGAGCGGCAAGCCCGATGAATGGGGCAATACCTACGACCTCTCCACCTGGGATAAGCAGGAAGGCACCGACTTGAGCGGAGGCAGCTACTGGTTTAAGCGTTGCACCACGTACAACGTCTTCAACCGTCCTTACGGTAAGGGTTCGCAAGGCAGTCAGACTTTTGAATATAAAGTGAACAAGCGCAACCTCTTCTGGCCCGTTCCTAACTCGGCCATTACGGCCAACAACAAGGCGAAGCTTCGTCAGAACTACGGTTACGACGGTTATGACGAGAACATCCCGATGTGGACTGATTGGGAGGAAGCGGTAGCCGATGAGCTGAAGATTGAATAA